A single Triticum dicoccoides isolate Atlit2015 ecotype Zavitan chromosome 2A, WEW_v2.0, whole genome shotgun sequence DNA region contains:
- the LOC119356058 gene encoding protein CHROMATIN REMODELING 19 codes for MRRDFEEISDDEWSNHSFKPSRVLKRPHRSPQPPARPPPPIDSFRYDPKSSSAVGASNGAAVVLSDDDDDDFDLGKSAKARRAESSSRVVKHPQHKSPPRRATPSTQSSRHNPKPSKAAILAALSDDDFVPEDDLDPEDDDFDLPASRRSRPRPSTGRRLATAIDLSEEEEDLDLAFEDSDIADDDSDLADDDSDHPAPRSSRPRRTTGRRFVIEDDDDSDGSVAAAVVEVGDEEEDDGVNWSELENEDDEDGDYNGQSSVKAEEVEGDVVGKALRRCSRISVDLRQELYGSSARNCESYAETDASTVRIVTQEDVDAACTSEDMEFNPVLKPYQLVGVNFLLLLHQKGIGGAILADEMGLGKTVQAVTYLNLLQHLYDDPGPHLIVCPASVLENWERELKKWCPSFSIIMFHGAGRTAFSKELSSLGKAGCPAPFNVLLVGYSLFERRSAQQKDDRKALKRWKWSCVLMDEAHVLKDKGSFRWKNLMAVAQHARQRLMLTGTPLQNDLHELWSLLEFMMPDIFATGEVDLKKLLNSEDHELISRIKSILGPFILRRLKSDVMQQLVPKTQHVNFVSMGSEQLKAYNGAANEYRAICEARTAKSSGQYPQNVVGLIPKRQISNYFMQLRKIANHPLLIRRIYSDKDVERIARLTYPKGAFGFECSLDRAIQALKNYNDFAIHQLLITHGDAGTKGALKDEHVFASAKCQALAELLPSLANNGHRVLIFSQWTTMLDILEWALEVIGITYRRLDGGTPVIERQTIVDTFNNDLSINACLLSTRAGGQGLNLIGADTVIIHDMDFNPQMDRQAEDRCHRIGQQKPVTIYRLVTKESVDESIYAIARRKLVLDAAVLQSGADLDDRTDVPEQTMGEILASLLLV; via the exons ATGCGGCGGGACTTCGAGGAGATCTCCGACGACGAGTGGTCGAACCACTCCTTCAAGCCCTCCCGGGTCCTCAAGCGCCCCCACCGGAGCCCTCAGCCGCCCGCGCGGCCTCCCCCTCCCATCGATTCGTTCCGCTACGACCCTAAGTCTTCCTCCGCCGTCGGCGCCAGCAACGGCGCCGCCGTCGTCCtctccgacgacgacgacgacgacttcgACCTGGGGAAAAGCGCCAAGGCGCGCCGCGCCGAGAGTAGCTCGCGCGTGGTCAAGCATCCCCAGCACAAAAGCCCGCCTAGGCGGGCCACGCCGTCCACCCAGTCCTCCCGGCACAACCCTAAACCCTCCAAGGCCGCCATCCTCGCGGCGCTCTCCGACGACGACTTCGTCCCCGAAGACGACTTGGACCCTGAAGACGACGATTTCGACCTCCCCGCTTCGAGGAGATCGCGGCCGCGCCCTTCCACTGGTCGACGGCTGGCAACAGCCATCGACCTCTCCGAGGAAGAGGAAGATTTGGACCTCGCATTTGAGGACTCCGACATCGCCGATGATGACTCTGACCTCGCAGATGATGATTCCGACCACCCTGCTCCGAGGTCATCACGGCCGCGCCGCACCACTGGTCGCCGATTCGTGATCGAGGACGATGATGACAGTGATGGCTCTGTGGCTGCTGCTGTGGTGGAGGTAGgagatgaagaagaggatgatggggTGAACTGGTCGGAGTTGGAGaacgaggatgatgaagatggggaCTACAATGGGCAGAGTAGTGTGAAGGCAGAGGAGGTGGAAGGGGATGTGGTGGGGAAGGCATTGCGCAGGTGCTCACGGATTTCGGTTGATCTGAGGCAGGAGTTGTATGGTTCTTCAGCACGGAATTGCGAAAGTTATGCTGAGACAGATGCCTCCACCGTCCGGATTGTCACTCAG GAAGATGTGGATGCCGCATGCACAAGCGAGGACATGGAATTCAACCCGGTGCTGAAACCATACCAGCTTGTGGGGGTCAATTTCCTTCTACTGTTGCATCAGAAAGGCATCGGCGGAG CAATTTTGGCTGATGAAATGGGTCTCGGCAAGACAGTCCAG GCTGTGACTTACCTTAATCTCTTGCAACATCTATATGATGACCCGGGTCCACACCTGATAGTTTGCCCAGCTTCAGTGTTGGAAAATTGGGAAAGGGAACTTAAGAAGTGGTGTCCTTCGTTTTCGATCATCATGTTTCATGGTGCTGGAAGGACTGCCTTCTCAAAGGAGTTAAGTTCCTTAGGCAAAGCAGGATGTCCAGCTCCATTTAATGTCCTACTTGTTGGCTACTCGCTCTTCGAAAGACGGAG TGCTCAACAAAAGGATGACCGCAAGGCACTCAAAAGATGGAAATGGAGTTGTGTATTGATGGACGAAGCACACGTGCTGAAAGATAAGGGCAGCTTCCGATGGAAAAACCTTATGGCTGTTGCACAACATGCTCGTCAGCGGCTAATGCTGACGGGAACTCCACTTCAAAATGATTTGCAT GAGCTATGGTCATTGTTGGAGTTCATGATGCCTGATATATTTGCCACAGGAGAAGTTGATCTCAAGAAGCTATTGAATTCAGAAGACCATGAGTTAATTTCACGTATAAAGTCCATCTTAGGGCCATTCATCCTTAGGCGCTTGAAGTCGGATGTTATGCAGCAACTTGTCCCGAAGACGCAACAT GTTAACTTTGTCTCCATGGGATCAGAGCAGCTTAAAGCTTATAATGGAGCCGCAAATGAGTACCGTGCCATTTGTGAGGCTCGTACTGCAAAATCTTCTGGCCAATATCCTCAAAATGTTGTTGGATTAATTCCAAAGCGTCAAATATCAAACTATTTTATGCAGTTGCGTAAG ATTGCCAATCACCCTTTGCTTATAAGGCGCATTTACAGCGACAAAGATGTTGAACGAATCGCAAGGTTGACGTATCCTAAAGGCGCATTTGGCTTTGAATGTTCCTTGGACAGAGCAATCCAAGCGCTAAAGAACTACAATGATTTTGCTATCCACCAA TTGTTGATTACACATGGTGATGCTGGTACAAAGGGTGCCCTAAAAGACGAGCATGTATTTGCATCGGCGAAATGTCAG GCCTTAGCAGAGCTTCTACCTTCTTTAGCAAATAATGGTCACCGAGTTCTTATATTCAGCCAGTGGACCACAATGCTTGATATCCTTGAATGGGCACTGGAAGTAATAGGAATTACATACAGGCGTCTCGATGGAGG CACCCCAGTAATAGAAAGGCAGACTATAGTGGACACTTTCAACAATGATCTTTCGATAAAtgcatgtttgctttcaactagagcTGGAGGTCAGGGGCTGAATCTAATAGGAGCTGATACAGTCATAATACATGACATGGATTTTAACCCTCAGATGGACCGGCAAGCTGAAGATCGTTGCCATCGCATTGGACAGCAGAAACCTGTCACTATCTATAG GTTAGTGACAAAGGAATCAGTTGATGAAAGCATATACGCAATTGCAAGGAGAAAGCTAGTACTGGATGCTGCTGTTCTTCAGTCTGGAGCAGACTTAGATGATAGAACTGATGTACCTGAGCAGACAATGGGAGAGATTCTGGCATCTCTTCTTCTGGTGTGA